From Bombyx mori chromosome 3, ASM3026992v2, the proteins below share one genomic window:
- the LOC101737083 gene encoding zinc finger protein ZFP2 isoform X15 has translation MGVGGVARGVGVPVPPPGDLLATISMFEQQIKAEPMSFYSHPHHAHSGPPSIVRSDSNQGIINMHHQQHQEDSKDSLIVQQQVQHQQDLLEQHQQQQQEMQQDDDLSFKGMDDDGVEMDMDSRQCSQGMGLDMGSVQTKLEVSNGSVQSSPRSKPQACKVCGKVLSSASSYYVHMKLHSGNKPFQCTVCEAAFCRKPYLEVHMRTHTGERPFQCDLCLKRFTQKSSLNTHKRVHTDEHMRALLVKNRPYKCDLCQMAFTQSSSLNRHKKIHTEEHRRALLEKVRPYQCHICFMRFTQKSSLGRHGKIHTEEHIQSLINKVRPYQCDICDKRFTQKSSLGTHKRIHTVQGRPFQCLSCPAAFTCKQYLEIHTRTHTGERPYQCDICLKRFTQKSSLNIHKRTHSVQGRPFQCLQCPAAFTCKQYLEIHNRTHTGERPYQCDVCLKRFAQKSTLNIHKRTHTVQGRPYQCMECPAAFTCKPYLEIHTRTHTGERPFECDVCYKRFTQKSTLNIHKRIHTGERPYACDICQKRFAVKSYVTAHRWSHVADKPLNCDRCSMTFTSKSQFALHIRTHAAGSCYECSVCGRSFVRDSYLIRHHNRVHRDNHSNMSANSIGINSVATNTNNSNNSNYDSPGVCDLSFVPMVNRYMTSQGTQVSMQDTQSKMSAMSPQSIASISSPPPSHTPTPQPQMSGQLHLAD, from the exons ATGGGCGTCGGGGGAGTGGCGCGGGGCGTGGGCGTCCCTGTGCCACCCCCCGGCGACCTACTCGCCACTATCTCAATGTTTGAACAACAGATCAAAGCTGAACCCATGAG CTTCTACTCTCATCCCCATCATGCCCACTCTGGTCCCCCTTCAATAGTCCGTTCAGACTCAAACCAAGGCATAATCAACATGCATCATCAACAACATCAAGAGGATTCCAAGGATAGCCTCATAGTGCAGCAGCAAGTTCAGCATCAACAGGATCTCTTGGAACAACATCAGCAACAGCAACAGGAAATGCAACAAGATGATGAT TTGAGCTTTAAAGGGATGGATGACGATGGTGTAGAAATGGACATGGACAGTCGACAGTGTTCTCAG GGAATGGGACTGGATATGGGATCGGTACAAACAAAATTGGAAGTGTCAAACGGAAGCGTTCAATCATCGCCACGGTCCAAGCCTCAAGCATGCAAA GTTTGCGGCAAAGTATTATCATCAGCGTCATCATATTACGTCCACATGAAACTTCATTCCGGGAACAAACCCTTCCAATGCACG GTATGCGAGGCTGCGTTCTGCCGGAAGCCATATTTAGAAGTGCACATGAGAACACACACCGGTGAGCGTCCGTTCCAATGTGACTTATGTTTGAAACGATTCACACAAAAATCCAGCTTAAATACGCACAAACGCGTCCACACAG ATGAGCACATGCGCGCGTTGTTGGTGAAGAATCGGCCCTACAAGTGTGATCTCTGTCAAATGGCTTTCACGCAGAGCTCCAGCCTCAACCGACACAAGAAAATACACACGG AGGAGCACAGACGAGCCCTGTTAGAGAAAGTGCGGCCGTACCAGTGCCACATCTGTTTTATGCGCTTCACTCAGAAGTCCAGCCTGGGACGACATGGGAAAATACACACCG AGGAGCACATCCAATCGCTGATCAACAAAGTGCGCCCCTATCAATGCGACATCTGTGACAAGCGGTTTACTCAGAAGTCCAGCCTTGGCACTCATAAACGTATCCATACCG TCCAGGGAAGACCGTTCCAGTGCCTGTCGTGTCCCGCCGCCTTCACCTGCAAGCAATACCTGGAGATTCACACGCGCACCCATACTGGCGAGCGGCCCTATCAGTGCGACATCTGCCTGAAACGCTTCACGCAGAAGTCGAGTCTCAACATACACAAGCGGACGCACTCAG TGCAGGGCCGGCCTTTCCAGTGCTTGCAGTGCCCTGCCGCCTTCACCTGCAAGCAGTACCTCGAGATACACAATCGCACGCACACCGGCGAACGGCCTTACCAATGCGACGTCTGCCTCAAGCGGTTCGCGCAAAAGTCAACACTCAACATACACAAACGAACGCACACAG TGCAAGGTCGTCCGTATCAATGCATGGAGTGCCCGGCGGCGTTCACGTGCAAGCCGTACCTGGAGATACACACGCGCACGCACACGGGCGAACGTCCGTTTGAATGCGACGTCTGTTACAAACGCTTCACACAGAAATCGACGCTCAACATACACAAGCGCATTCATACCG gTGAACGTCCTTACGCGTGTGATATTTGCCAGAAACGGTTCGCCGTGAAGAGTTATGTAACGGCTCATAG GTGGTCCCACGTGGCGGACAAGCCTCTGAACTGCGACCGATGCTCGATGACGTTCACGTCCAAGTCCCAGTTCGCACTCCACATCCGCACGCACGCAGCCGGCTCGTGCTACGAGTGCAGCGTCTGCGGACGGAGCTTCGTCAGAGACAGCTATCTAATACG CCATCACAATCGCGTACACCGCGACAACCACAGCAACATGTCGGCGAACAGCATTGGCATTAACAGCGTCGCCACGAACACAAACAACTCGAACAACAGCAACTACGACTCGCCCGGCGTTTGTGACTTGAG CTTTGTTCCGATGGTGAACCGATACATGACGTCACAGGGAACTCAAGTGTCCATGCAAGACACCCAAAGCAAGATGTCCGCAATGTCCCCGCAATCCATCGCCTCTATAT CGTCGCCCCCTCCCTCGCATACGCCCACGCCGCAGCCGCAGATGTCCGGCCAGCTGCATCTAGCAGACTGA
- the LOC101737083 gene encoding zinc finger protein 431 isoform X6: MGVGGVARGVGVPVPPPGDLLATISMFEQQIKAEPMSFYSHPHHAHSGPPSIVRSDSNQGIINMHHQQHQEDSKDSLIVQQQVQHQQDLLEQHQQQQQEMQQDDDLSFKGMDDDGVEMDMDSRQCSQGMGLDMGSVQTKLEVSNGSVQSSPRSKPQACKVCGKVLSSASSYYVHMKLHSGNKPFQCTVCEAAFCRKPYLEVHMRTHTGERPFQCDLCLKRFTQKSSLNTHKRVHTDEHMRALLVKNRPYKCDLCQMAFTQSSSLNRHKKIHTEEHIQSLINKVRPYQCDICDKRFTQKSSLGTHKRIHTGERPFQCTVCLKSFTQKCALNLHEKIHTVQGRPFACGLCPAAFARRPYLDIHMRTHTGERPYQCDACLKRFTQKSSLNIHKRTHTVQGRPFQCLSCPAAFTCKQYLEIHTRTHTGERPYQCDICLKRFTQKSSLNIHKRTHSVQGRPFQCLQCPAAFTCKQYLEIHNRTHTGERPYQCDVCLKRFAQKSTLNIHKRTHTVQGRPYQCMECPAAFTCKPYLEIHTRTHTGERPFECDVCYKRFTQKSTLNIHKRIHTGERPYACDICQKRFAVKSYVTAHRWSHVADKPLNCDRCSMTFTSKSQFALHIRTHAAGSCYECSVCGRSFVRDSYLIRHHNRVHRDNHSNMSANSIGINSVATNTNNSNNSNYDSPGVCDLSFVPMVNRYMTSQGTQVSMQDTQSKMSAMSPQSIASISSPPPSHTPTPQPQMSGQLHLAD; encoded by the exons ATGGGCGTCGGGGGAGTGGCGCGGGGCGTGGGCGTCCCTGTGCCACCCCCCGGCGACCTACTCGCCACTATCTCAATGTTTGAACAACAGATCAAAGCTGAACCCATGAG CTTCTACTCTCATCCCCATCATGCCCACTCTGGTCCCCCTTCAATAGTCCGTTCAGACTCAAACCAAGGCATAATCAACATGCATCATCAACAACATCAAGAGGATTCCAAGGATAGCCTCATAGTGCAGCAGCAAGTTCAGCATCAACAGGATCTCTTGGAACAACATCAGCAACAGCAACAGGAAATGCAACAAGATGATGAT TTGAGCTTTAAAGGGATGGATGACGATGGTGTAGAAATGGACATGGACAGTCGACAGTGTTCTCAG GGAATGGGACTGGATATGGGATCGGTACAAACAAAATTGGAAGTGTCAAACGGAAGCGTTCAATCATCGCCACGGTCCAAGCCTCAAGCATGCAAA GTTTGCGGCAAAGTATTATCATCAGCGTCATCATATTACGTCCACATGAAACTTCATTCCGGGAACAAACCCTTCCAATGCACG GTATGCGAGGCTGCGTTCTGCCGGAAGCCATATTTAGAAGTGCACATGAGAACACACACCGGTGAGCGTCCGTTCCAATGTGACTTATGTTTGAAACGATTCACACAAAAATCCAGCTTAAATACGCACAAACGCGTCCACACAG ATGAGCACATGCGCGCGTTGTTGGTGAAGAATCGGCCCTACAAGTGTGATCTCTGTCAAATGGCTTTCACGCAGAGCTCCAGCCTCAACCGACACAAGAAAATACACACGG AGGAGCACATCCAATCGCTGATCAACAAAGTGCGCCCCTATCAATGCGACATCTGTGACAAGCGGTTTACTCAGAAGTCCAGCCTTGGCACTCATAAACGTATCCATACCG GGGAGCGGCCGTTCCAGTGCACCGTCTGCCTCAAGTCCTTCACGCAGAAGTGCGCGCTCAATTTGCACGAAAAAATACATACGG TGCAAGGGCGTCCATTCGCGTGCGGGCTCTGCCCAGCGGCGTTCGCACGCCGGCCCTACCTGGACATTCACATGCGCACGCATACAGGCGAGCGGCCGTATCAATGCGACGCGTGTCTCAAGCGCTTCACGCAGAAGTCCAGCCTCAATATACATAAGAGGACGCACACAG TCCAGGGAAGACCGTTCCAGTGCCTGTCGTGTCCCGCCGCCTTCACCTGCAAGCAATACCTGGAGATTCACACGCGCACCCATACTGGCGAGCGGCCCTATCAGTGCGACATCTGCCTGAAACGCTTCACGCAGAAGTCGAGTCTCAACATACACAAGCGGACGCACTCAG TGCAGGGCCGGCCTTTCCAGTGCTTGCAGTGCCCTGCCGCCTTCACCTGCAAGCAGTACCTCGAGATACACAATCGCACGCACACCGGCGAACGGCCTTACCAATGCGACGTCTGCCTCAAGCGGTTCGCGCAAAAGTCAACACTCAACATACACAAACGAACGCACACAG TGCAAGGTCGTCCGTATCAATGCATGGAGTGCCCGGCGGCGTTCACGTGCAAGCCGTACCTGGAGATACACACGCGCACGCACACGGGCGAACGTCCGTTTGAATGCGACGTCTGTTACAAACGCTTCACACAGAAATCGACGCTCAACATACACAAGCGCATTCATACCG gTGAACGTCCTTACGCGTGTGATATTTGCCAGAAACGGTTCGCCGTGAAGAGTTATGTAACGGCTCATAG GTGGTCCCACGTGGCGGACAAGCCTCTGAACTGCGACCGATGCTCGATGACGTTCACGTCCAAGTCCCAGTTCGCACTCCACATCCGCACGCACGCAGCCGGCTCGTGCTACGAGTGCAGCGTCTGCGGACGGAGCTTCGTCAGAGACAGCTATCTAATACG CCATCACAATCGCGTACACCGCGACAACCACAGCAACATGTCGGCGAACAGCATTGGCATTAACAGCGTCGCCACGAACACAAACAACTCGAACAACAGCAACTACGACTCGCCCGGCGTTTGTGACTTGAG CTTTGTTCCGATGGTGAACCGATACATGACGTCACAGGGAACTCAAGTGTCCATGCAAGACACCCAAAGCAAGATGTCCGCAATGTCCCCGCAATCCATCGCCTCTATAT CGTCGCCCCCTCCCTCGCATACGCCCACGCCGCAGCCGCAGATGTCCGGCCAGCTGCATCTAGCAGACTGA
- the LOC101737083 gene encoding zinc finger protein ZFP2 isoform X4, with product MGVGGVARGVGVPVPPPGDLLATISMFEQQIKAEPMSFYSHPHHAHSGPPSIVRSDSNQGIINMHHQQHQEDSKDSLIVQQQVQHQQDLLEQHQQQQQEMQQDDDLSFKGMDDDGVEMDMDSRQCSQGMGLDMGSVQTKLEVSNGSVQSSPRSKPQACKVCGKVLSSASSYYVHMKLHSGNKPFQCTVCEAAFCRKPYLEVHMRTHTGERPFQCDLCLKRFTQKSSLNTHKRVHTDEHMRALLVKNRPYKCDLCQMAFTQSSSLNRHKKIHTEEHRRALLEKVRPYQCHICFMRFTQKSSLGRHGKIHTEEHIQSLINKVRPYQCDICDKRFTQKSSLGTHKRIHTGERPFQCTVCLKSFTQKCALNLHEKIHTGERPYQCDACLKRFTQKSSLNIHKRTHTVQGRPFQCLSCPAAFTCKQYLEIHTRTHTGERPYQCDICLKRFTQKSSLNIHKRTHSVQGRPFQCLQCPAAFTCKQYLEIHNRTHTGERPYQCDVCLKRFAQKSTLNIHKRTHTVQGRPYQCMECPAAFTCKPYLEIHTRTHTGERPFECDVCYKRFTQKSTLNIHKRIHTGERPYACDICQKRFAVKSYVTAHRWSHVADKPLNCDRCSMTFTSKSQFALHIRTHAAGSCYECSVCGRSFVRDSYLIRHHNRVHRDNHSNMSANSIGINSVATNTNNSNNSNYDSPGVCDLSFVPMVNRYMTSQGTQVSMQDTQSKMSAMSPQSIASISSPPPSHTPTPQPQMSGQLHLAD from the exons ATGGGCGTCGGGGGAGTGGCGCGGGGCGTGGGCGTCCCTGTGCCACCCCCCGGCGACCTACTCGCCACTATCTCAATGTTTGAACAACAGATCAAAGCTGAACCCATGAG CTTCTACTCTCATCCCCATCATGCCCACTCTGGTCCCCCTTCAATAGTCCGTTCAGACTCAAACCAAGGCATAATCAACATGCATCATCAACAACATCAAGAGGATTCCAAGGATAGCCTCATAGTGCAGCAGCAAGTTCAGCATCAACAGGATCTCTTGGAACAACATCAGCAACAGCAACAGGAAATGCAACAAGATGATGAT TTGAGCTTTAAAGGGATGGATGACGATGGTGTAGAAATGGACATGGACAGTCGACAGTGTTCTCAG GGAATGGGACTGGATATGGGATCGGTACAAACAAAATTGGAAGTGTCAAACGGAAGCGTTCAATCATCGCCACGGTCCAAGCCTCAAGCATGCAAA GTTTGCGGCAAAGTATTATCATCAGCGTCATCATATTACGTCCACATGAAACTTCATTCCGGGAACAAACCCTTCCAATGCACG GTATGCGAGGCTGCGTTCTGCCGGAAGCCATATTTAGAAGTGCACATGAGAACACACACCGGTGAGCGTCCGTTCCAATGTGACTTATGTTTGAAACGATTCACACAAAAATCCAGCTTAAATACGCACAAACGCGTCCACACAG ATGAGCACATGCGCGCGTTGTTGGTGAAGAATCGGCCCTACAAGTGTGATCTCTGTCAAATGGCTTTCACGCAGAGCTCCAGCCTCAACCGACACAAGAAAATACACACGG AGGAGCACAGACGAGCCCTGTTAGAGAAAGTGCGGCCGTACCAGTGCCACATCTGTTTTATGCGCTTCACTCAGAAGTCCAGCCTGGGACGACATGGGAAAATACACACCG AGGAGCACATCCAATCGCTGATCAACAAAGTGCGCCCCTATCAATGCGACATCTGTGACAAGCGGTTTACTCAGAAGTCCAGCCTTGGCACTCATAAACGTATCCATACCG GGGAGCGGCCGTTCCAGTGCACCGTCTGCCTCAAGTCCTTCACGCAGAAGTGCGCGCTCAATTTGCACGAAAAAATACATACGG GCGAGCGGCCGTATCAATGCGACGCGTGTCTCAAGCGCTTCACGCAGAAGTCCAGCCTCAATATACATAAGAGGACGCACACAG TCCAGGGAAGACCGTTCCAGTGCCTGTCGTGTCCCGCCGCCTTCACCTGCAAGCAATACCTGGAGATTCACACGCGCACCCATACTGGCGAGCGGCCCTATCAGTGCGACATCTGCCTGAAACGCTTCACGCAGAAGTCGAGTCTCAACATACACAAGCGGACGCACTCAG TGCAGGGCCGGCCTTTCCAGTGCTTGCAGTGCCCTGCCGCCTTCACCTGCAAGCAGTACCTCGAGATACACAATCGCACGCACACCGGCGAACGGCCTTACCAATGCGACGTCTGCCTCAAGCGGTTCGCGCAAAAGTCAACACTCAACATACACAAACGAACGCACACAG TGCAAGGTCGTCCGTATCAATGCATGGAGTGCCCGGCGGCGTTCACGTGCAAGCCGTACCTGGAGATACACACGCGCACGCACACGGGCGAACGTCCGTTTGAATGCGACGTCTGTTACAAACGCTTCACACAGAAATCGACGCTCAACATACACAAGCGCATTCATACCG gTGAACGTCCTTACGCGTGTGATATTTGCCAGAAACGGTTCGCCGTGAAGAGTTATGTAACGGCTCATAG GTGGTCCCACGTGGCGGACAAGCCTCTGAACTGCGACCGATGCTCGATGACGTTCACGTCCAAGTCCCAGTTCGCACTCCACATCCGCACGCACGCAGCCGGCTCGTGCTACGAGTGCAGCGTCTGCGGACGGAGCTTCGTCAGAGACAGCTATCTAATACG CCATCACAATCGCGTACACCGCGACAACCACAGCAACATGTCGGCGAACAGCATTGGCATTAACAGCGTCGCCACGAACACAAACAACTCGAACAACAGCAACTACGACTCGCCCGGCGTTTGTGACTTGAG CTTTGTTCCGATGGTGAACCGATACATGACGTCACAGGGAACTCAAGTGTCCATGCAAGACACCCAAAGCAAGATGTCCGCAATGTCCCCGCAATCCATCGCCTCTATAT CGTCGCCCCCTCCCTCGCATACGCCCACGCCGCAGCCGCAGATGTCCGGCCAGCTGCATCTAGCAGACTGA
- the LOC101737083 gene encoding zinc finger protein ZFP2 isoform X11 — translation MGVGGVARGVGVPVPPPGDLLATISMFEQQIKAEPMSFYSHPHHAHSGPPSIVRSDSNQGIINMHHQQHQEDSKDSLIVQQQVQHQQDLLEQHQQQQQEMQQDDDLSFKGMDDDGVEMDMDSRQCSQGMGLDMGSVQTKLEVSNGSVQSSPRSKPQACKVCGKVLSSASSYYVHMKLHSGNKPFQCTVCEAAFCRKPYLEVHMRTHTEEHRRALLEKVRPYQCHICFMRFTQKSSLGRHGKIHTEEHIQSLINKVRPYQCDICDKRFTQKSSLGTHKRIHTGERPFQCTVCLKSFTQKCALNLHEKIHTVQGRPFACGLCPAAFARRPYLDIHMRTHTGERPYQCDACLKRFTQKSSLNIHKRTHTVQGRPFQCLSCPAAFTCKQYLEIHTRTHTGERPYQCDICLKRFTQKSSLNIHKRTHSVQGRPFQCLQCPAAFTCKQYLEIHNRTHTGERPYQCDVCLKRFAQKSTLNIHKRTHTVQGRPYQCMECPAAFTCKPYLEIHTRTHTGERPFECDVCYKRFTQKSTLNIHKRIHTGERPYACDICQKRFAVKSYVTAHRWSHVADKPLNCDRCSMTFTSKSQFALHIRTHAAGSCYECSVCGRSFVRDSYLIRHHNRVHRDNHSNMSANSIGINSVATNTNNSNNSNYDSPGVCDLSFVPMVNRYMTSQGTQVSMQDTQSKMSAMSPQSIASISSPPPSHTPTPQPQMSGQLHLAD, via the exons ATGGGCGTCGGGGGAGTGGCGCGGGGCGTGGGCGTCCCTGTGCCACCCCCCGGCGACCTACTCGCCACTATCTCAATGTTTGAACAACAGATCAAAGCTGAACCCATGAG CTTCTACTCTCATCCCCATCATGCCCACTCTGGTCCCCCTTCAATAGTCCGTTCAGACTCAAACCAAGGCATAATCAACATGCATCATCAACAACATCAAGAGGATTCCAAGGATAGCCTCATAGTGCAGCAGCAAGTTCAGCATCAACAGGATCTCTTGGAACAACATCAGCAACAGCAACAGGAAATGCAACAAGATGATGAT TTGAGCTTTAAAGGGATGGATGACGATGGTGTAGAAATGGACATGGACAGTCGACAGTGTTCTCAG GGAATGGGACTGGATATGGGATCGGTACAAACAAAATTGGAAGTGTCAAACGGAAGCGTTCAATCATCGCCACGGTCCAAGCCTCAAGCATGCAAA GTTTGCGGCAAAGTATTATCATCAGCGTCATCATATTACGTCCACATGAAACTTCATTCCGGGAACAAACCCTTCCAATGCACG GTATGCGAGGCTGCGTTCTGCCGGAAGCCATATTTAGAAGTGCACATGAGAACACACACCG AGGAGCACAGACGAGCCCTGTTAGAGAAAGTGCGGCCGTACCAGTGCCACATCTGTTTTATGCGCTTCACTCAGAAGTCCAGCCTGGGACGACATGGGAAAATACACACCG AGGAGCACATCCAATCGCTGATCAACAAAGTGCGCCCCTATCAATGCGACATCTGTGACAAGCGGTTTACTCAGAAGTCCAGCCTTGGCACTCATAAACGTATCCATACCG GGGAGCGGCCGTTCCAGTGCACCGTCTGCCTCAAGTCCTTCACGCAGAAGTGCGCGCTCAATTTGCACGAAAAAATACATACGG TGCAAGGGCGTCCATTCGCGTGCGGGCTCTGCCCAGCGGCGTTCGCACGCCGGCCCTACCTGGACATTCACATGCGCACGCATACAGGCGAGCGGCCGTATCAATGCGACGCGTGTCTCAAGCGCTTCACGCAGAAGTCCAGCCTCAATATACATAAGAGGACGCACACAG TCCAGGGAAGACCGTTCCAGTGCCTGTCGTGTCCCGCCGCCTTCACCTGCAAGCAATACCTGGAGATTCACACGCGCACCCATACTGGCGAGCGGCCCTATCAGTGCGACATCTGCCTGAAACGCTTCACGCAGAAGTCGAGTCTCAACATACACAAGCGGACGCACTCAG TGCAGGGCCGGCCTTTCCAGTGCTTGCAGTGCCCTGCCGCCTTCACCTGCAAGCAGTACCTCGAGATACACAATCGCACGCACACCGGCGAACGGCCTTACCAATGCGACGTCTGCCTCAAGCGGTTCGCGCAAAAGTCAACACTCAACATACACAAACGAACGCACACAG TGCAAGGTCGTCCGTATCAATGCATGGAGTGCCCGGCGGCGTTCACGTGCAAGCCGTACCTGGAGATACACACGCGCACGCACACGGGCGAACGTCCGTTTGAATGCGACGTCTGTTACAAACGCTTCACACAGAAATCGACGCTCAACATACACAAGCGCATTCATACCG gTGAACGTCCTTACGCGTGTGATATTTGCCAGAAACGGTTCGCCGTGAAGAGTTATGTAACGGCTCATAG GTGGTCCCACGTGGCGGACAAGCCTCTGAACTGCGACCGATGCTCGATGACGTTCACGTCCAAGTCCCAGTTCGCACTCCACATCCGCACGCACGCAGCCGGCTCGTGCTACGAGTGCAGCGTCTGCGGACGGAGCTTCGTCAGAGACAGCTATCTAATACG CCATCACAATCGCGTACACCGCGACAACCACAGCAACATGTCGGCGAACAGCATTGGCATTAACAGCGTCGCCACGAACACAAACAACTCGAACAACAGCAACTACGACTCGCCCGGCGTTTGTGACTTGAG CTTTGTTCCGATGGTGAACCGATACATGACGTCACAGGGAACTCAAGTGTCCATGCAAGACACCCAAAGCAAGATGTCCGCAATGTCCCCGCAATCCATCGCCTCTATAT CGTCGCCCCCTCCCTCGCATACGCCCACGCCGCAGCCGCAGATGTCCGGCCAGCTGCATCTAGCAGACTGA
- the LOC101737083 gene encoding zinc finger protein 182 isoform X30: MGVGGVARGVGVPVPPPGDLLATISMFEQQIKAEPMSFYSHPHHAHSGPPSIVRSDSNQGIINMHHQQHQEDSKDSLIVQQQVQHQQDLLEQHQQQQQEMQQDDDLSFKGMDDDGVEMDMDSRQCSQGMGLDMGSVQTKLEVSNGSVQSSPRSKPQACKVCGKVLSSASSYYVHMKLHSGNKPFQCTVCEAAFCRKPYLEVHMRTHTGERPFQCDLCLKRFTQKSSLNTHKRVHTGERPFQCTVCLKSFTQKCALNLHEKIHTGERPYQCDACLKRFTQKSSLNIHKRTHTVQGRPFQCLSCPAAFTCKQYLEIHTRTHTGERPYQCDICLKRFTQKSSLNIHKRTHSVQGRPFQCLQCPAAFTCKQYLEIHNRTHTGERPYQCDVCLKRFAQKSTLNIHKRTHTVQGRPYQCMECPAAFTCKPYLEIHTRTHTGERPFECDVCYKRFTQKSTLNIHKRIHTGERPYACDICQKRFAVKSYVTAHRWSHVADKPLNCDRCSMTFTSKSQFALHIRTHAAGSCYECSVCGRSFVRDSYLIRHHNRVHRDNHSNMSANSIGINSVATNTNNSNNSNYDSPGVCDLSFVPMVNRYMTSQGTQVSMQDTQSKMSAMSPQSIASISSPPPSHTPTPQPQMSGQLHLAD; this comes from the exons ATGGGCGTCGGGGGAGTGGCGCGGGGCGTGGGCGTCCCTGTGCCACCCCCCGGCGACCTACTCGCCACTATCTCAATGTTTGAACAACAGATCAAAGCTGAACCCATGAG CTTCTACTCTCATCCCCATCATGCCCACTCTGGTCCCCCTTCAATAGTCCGTTCAGACTCAAACCAAGGCATAATCAACATGCATCATCAACAACATCAAGAGGATTCCAAGGATAGCCTCATAGTGCAGCAGCAAGTTCAGCATCAACAGGATCTCTTGGAACAACATCAGCAACAGCAACAGGAAATGCAACAAGATGATGAT TTGAGCTTTAAAGGGATGGATGACGATGGTGTAGAAATGGACATGGACAGTCGACAGTGTTCTCAG GGAATGGGACTGGATATGGGATCGGTACAAACAAAATTGGAAGTGTCAAACGGAAGCGTTCAATCATCGCCACGGTCCAAGCCTCAAGCATGCAAA GTTTGCGGCAAAGTATTATCATCAGCGTCATCATATTACGTCCACATGAAACTTCATTCCGGGAACAAACCCTTCCAATGCACG GTATGCGAGGCTGCGTTCTGCCGGAAGCCATATTTAGAAGTGCACATGAGAACACACACCGGTGAGCGTCCGTTCCAATGTGACTTATGTTTGAAACGATTCACACAAAAATCCAGCTTAAATACGCACAAACGCGTCCACACAG GGGAGCGGCCGTTCCAGTGCACCGTCTGCCTCAAGTCCTTCACGCAGAAGTGCGCGCTCAATTTGCACGAAAAAATACATACGG GCGAGCGGCCGTATCAATGCGACGCGTGTCTCAAGCGCTTCACGCAGAAGTCCAGCCTCAATATACATAAGAGGACGCACACAG TCCAGGGAAGACCGTTCCAGTGCCTGTCGTGTCCCGCCGCCTTCACCTGCAAGCAATACCTGGAGATTCACACGCGCACCCATACTGGCGAGCGGCCCTATCAGTGCGACATCTGCCTGAAACGCTTCACGCAGAAGTCGAGTCTCAACATACACAAGCGGACGCACTCAG TGCAGGGCCGGCCTTTCCAGTGCTTGCAGTGCCCTGCCGCCTTCACCTGCAAGCAGTACCTCGAGATACACAATCGCACGCACACCGGCGAACGGCCTTACCAATGCGACGTCTGCCTCAAGCGGTTCGCGCAAAAGTCAACACTCAACATACACAAACGAACGCACACAG TGCAAGGTCGTCCGTATCAATGCATGGAGTGCCCGGCGGCGTTCACGTGCAAGCCGTACCTGGAGATACACACGCGCACGCACACGGGCGAACGTCCGTTTGAATGCGACGTCTGTTACAAACGCTTCACACAGAAATCGACGCTCAACATACACAAGCGCATTCATACCG gTGAACGTCCTTACGCGTGTGATATTTGCCAGAAACGGTTCGCCGTGAAGAGTTATGTAACGGCTCATAG GTGGTCCCACGTGGCGGACAAGCCTCTGAACTGCGACCGATGCTCGATGACGTTCACGTCCAAGTCCCAGTTCGCACTCCACATCCGCACGCACGCAGCCGGCTCGTGCTACGAGTGCAGCGTCTGCGGACGGAGCTTCGTCAGAGACAGCTATCTAATACG CCATCACAATCGCGTACACCGCGACAACCACAGCAACATGTCGGCGAACAGCATTGGCATTAACAGCGTCGCCACGAACACAAACAACTCGAACAACAGCAACTACGACTCGCCCGGCGTTTGTGACTTGAG CTTTGTTCCGATGGTGAACCGATACATGACGTCACAGGGAACTCAAGTGTCCATGCAAGACACCCAAAGCAAGATGTCCGCAATGTCCCCGCAATCCATCGCCTCTATAT CGTCGCCCCCTCCCTCGCATACGCCCACGCCGCAGCCGCAGATGTCCGGCCAGCTGCATCTAGCAGACTGA